In one window of Musa acuminata AAA Group cultivar baxijiao chromosome BXJ3-2, Cavendish_Baxijiao_AAA, whole genome shotgun sequence DNA:
- the LOC135631098 gene encoding ADP-ribosylation factor 1-like: protein MGLTFTKLFSRLFAKKEMRILMVGLDAAGKTTILYKLKLGEIVTTIPTIGFNVETVEYKNISFTVWDVGGQDKIRPLWRHYFQNTQGLIFVVDSNDRDRVVEARDELHRMLNEDELRDAVLLVFANKQDLPNAMNAAEITDKLGLHSLRQRHWYIQSTCATSGEGLYEGLDWLSSNIASKA from the exons ATGGGGCTCACCTTCACGAAGCTGTTCAGTCGCCTCTTCGCGAAGAAGGAGATGAGGATCTTGATGGTGGGTCTTGACGCTGCTGGTAAGACGACCATCCTCTACAAGCTCAAGCTCGGAGAAATTGTCACCACCATTCCCACTATCG GGTTCAATGTTGAGACTGTGGAGTACAAAAATATTAGCTTCACTGTTTGGGATGTCGGAGGTCAGGACAAG ATCAGACCTCTATGGAGGCATTACTTCCAGAACACACAGGGCCTTATTTTTGTTGTTGACAGCAATGACAGAGATCGTGTTGTTGAGGCGAGGGATGAGCTCCACAGGATGCTGAATGAG GATGAACTACGGGATGCTGTTTTGCTTGTTTTTGCAAACAAACAAGATCTTCCGAATGCAATGAATGCTGCTGAGATCACGGACAAACTTGGTCTGCATTCCCTGCGGCAACGACACTG GTACATCCAGAGTACCTGCGCTACTTCTGGTGAGGGTTTGTATGAGGGGCTTGATTGGCTCTCCAGCAACATTGCCAGCAAG GCTTAA